The genomic segment AAGGGGGATTAGGTATGAAGGAATCGGAGAGTTGGAATAAAGCTCATCAGAAAGGCTGAAGGGGGATTAGGTATGAAGGAATCGGAGAGTTGGAATAAAGCTCATCAGAAACATACTTGCTGGGGAGGGTTCTATATGTTGCACCCATATCTTTTAAGAGACTCTGCTTTTTGGCAGAGGTATGCCTCTAAAATCTGGTCTGATATCAGATTGTAGTAACACAAGAGTGCACTGCACTGGCATAAGTTGATTGGTTCTTGTACTCGTTCCTTGCTGCTTCTTTTGGATACTGAAATGCCCCACTTATCCAGACAGACAGACATACAAATACAACCATCTTACACGAAGCCAAGAGAAGAAACAAGTGCACTGCAAACGCATCTGAAGTACCTATTCTTGTTTAAATTAATTCCTCTCACCTAACATACTAAAATTGTATTTTCATTCAGGGCATTAGAAATGAGGGATAAAGTCAAATGCtgcatttatttaatattatgttatCGTAATATTGACAAAACTTGAGACAAAGAATACCTCAAACACTGGTGAATCATGATGTAAGGAACAACCGCCGTTAAGGACTTTTATGTACGTAGTAATCTTTGTTACCTCTACTTCAGCTATCACTTTGCCAGTTACTTGTTACCATACGAGAATCAAACCTACTGAATCTTTGCTTTCTTCAACCTGTACATTAAGCGTTCTATAGATTTTTGTATTCTGTTGTCATCTGTCTGCCTCACTGCCTGAGATGCCTGCTGTAAACTCTGAATCCCACGACCCAAACTGGCAATTGAGGGTGCTGCAGGAAGAGACTCAGCAGCACATTCGATACCATCTCCATATGCAAGCAAACTTGCGCAAGTTGCAATACTACACCCAAAAGTAGCCCATGGTAGGACCCCAGTCGGCTGCACTCGCCTTCTCCTCATTATTTCATAGAAAGCCGTTCTCATGGCTGATAAACTGGTTTTTTCAGCTGAGGCAATAACACCATGGACCACCGTCCGGATTTTTTTAGCTGAAACAGCTGCCTTGAAGAGAGATGAATTCCCTCCTGAACTTGCAAGTCCAGGGGCCACCAATTTTGATGGACCAAGAGTTTTACCAAGAGCAATTCCAACGACCTTCTGGGTCTGAGTCATAACTAGCTTAACTGAAGCAGGAACATTCAAAGTCACAACCTTCATGAAGTTTGATGCAGGAATAACTTTAGACATAGATGAAGCTCCTAAAACAGTTGTTGCACCAACACCCACTGCCACCACAGGTTTATTAGATAATGACCGCTTATTATCAGTGTGGTCTGAGGTGTCCCCATCGCCTGCATCATCTACAACAAGATGGGAAACTAAATCCTTGACCTCTGGAGGAACAGGAGTATTCCAATTGGTTCTGAGACCAGCCAAGCTACTAGCATCCACGATGGCTACTACAGTCTTGAACTTCTTAGCCTGACTTTGAAGAGCCTGTGCAAGGATTGCATGTGACTTGTCCTCAAAGGGGAGCTCAGAAAAAGCAATCTCAAATGTTCTGCCATTTCGTAATTTGTCAATGGGTAGCCGGCCAGCGTTGTTAAGTGCAATTCTCAGTGCTTCAACAGCAATTCTGAAAGTGTAAACTTCTGACATTATCCTGATATCCACGGCTTCCCCTCTATTTACATCTAAAAGCAGCTTTTGTGAAACTGCTAGTGCCCTTCCAATTGAAGGAAGATCAACAAATATATCATGCAGATCCAAAAGCAGTGGATAAATTGATTGAGCAAATGATGGAGCCTCATAACTCCCCGTCAACTGAATTTCATTTGACCCCACCTCAGAAACTGAACCTGACTCCAATAAATCTATATGTGAAGATAACAACTTCACCATTTGTGACTGAACATCATTGGTAATGCAGAACCTCATAAACTTGGGAACTGGAACCAGAGTGCCTTTTTGTGGAACCAATCTACTAACTAGACCTTGAATTTTGCTCCCTGCCTCAACTTCCTTGGAGGAATCATTATCATATGCAAGAAAATTATCTCGTAGTGGTGAGTCAAGCACCATAAAAGCTGAACCAATCTCCCTTGCTGCCCTCTTGGCAGCCAAGATATGGCCATGAAAACCAACACCAAAAATCTCTCTCAGAACCAATTTACCAGCCACATTATCAAACTGGTCCTTGTTAATCTTATCAACAAAGCATCGTCTGAGTACTTCAAAAGAGGAAGTGGGAACAGTGCTATCAACAAGGGTGTCTTCAGATTGAATATCAGAGAGAGCCGAGTAACCAATCTGAGCTACGACAGCATCTGGTCTAATTGCTCTAATAAGACACTTGGCATCAGCAGCTGACCTCTCAGATAAGTTCTGAGCAGAAAGTATGTAAATGACAGAGTGAGAGTGTGGTGGTCTAACAGCAAAAACAAACTTTTTAGTGTGGTCAGGTATTGAAAGCTTATGAACCAAATCACGGGAGGCTCTTAAATCATCGAATTTGAACACAGAAAATGGCCATATATTTTGTAGCGTGGATAGGAAAGCAAAGGCCATTGCAAATTAAACCAATTTCTATGAAGCAGAGGAGAGAGAATAATAGttagaataaaaaaaggggtattCTCTTAATCTTTCACTCTTGATAATTAGAGGCAGCAAAGCTATgttctttaaataaataaagaagagcACATAACCCTAAACTCCATAAGTGACGGTGAACAAGAATtcgtaaaaacataaataaattaagagACTGGTTTACCGTAAATCATGAAATGACATCAAATCTTCGAGACGGAAGAAACAAAATCTATGGAATTGGAGGCGATGAAGGGTGTGCTTTGTTATTGACGTT from the Gossypium hirsutum isolate 1008001.06 chromosome D09, Gossypium_hirsutum_v2.1, whole genome shotgun sequence genome contains:
- the LOC107890920 gene encoding uncharacterized protein, with amino-acid sequence MAFAFLSTLQNIWPFSVFKFDDLRASRDLVHKLSIPDHTKKFVFAVRPPHSHSVIYILSAQNLSERSAADAKCLIRAIRPDAVVAQIGYSALSDIQSEDTLVDSTVPTSSFEVLRRCFVDKINKDQFDNVAGKLVLREIFGVGFHGHILAAKRAAREIGSAFMVLDSPLRDNFLAYDNDSSKEVEAGSKIQGLVSRLVPQKGTLVPVPKFMRFCITNDVQSQMVKLLSSHIDLLESGSVSEVGSNEIQLTGSYEAPSFAQSIYPLLLDLHDIFVDLPSIGRALAVSQKLLLDVNRGEAVDIRIMSEVYTFRIAVEALRIALNNAGRLPIDKLRNGRTFEIAFSELPFEDKSHAILAQALQSQAKKFKTVVAIVDASSLAGLRTNWNTPVPPEVKDLVSHLVVDDAGDGDTSDHTDNKRSLSNKPVVAVGVGATTVLGASSMSKVIPASNFMKVVTLNVPASVKLVMTQTQKVVGIALGKTLGPSKLVAPGLASSGGNSSLFKAAVSAKKIRTVVHGVIASAEKTSLSAMRTAFYEIMRRRRVQPTGVLPWATFGCSIATCASLLAYGDGIECAAESLPAAPSIASLGRGIQSLQQASQAVRQTDDNRIQKSIERLMYRLKKAKIQ